One window of Oncorhynchus kisutch isolate 150728-3 linkage group LG25, Okis_V2, whole genome shotgun sequence genomic DNA carries:
- the tvp23b gene encoding Golgi apparatus membrane protein TVP23 homolog B, which translates to MMRLDDNDDDVSLFDAEEDTGRGKSKKTKIKHPVASFFHLFFRMSAILVYLLCELLSSSFIACMVTIILFLSADFWTVKNITGRLMVGLRWWNQVDDDGKSHWVFESRKGNSKQPVSDSESRIFWLGLVVCPIIWVFFVFSTLFSFKIKWLAVVIMGVVLQGANLYGYVRCKVGSRTNLKNMATNYFGRQFLKQTMTNQEES; encoded by the exons ATGATGAGACTG GATGACAACGATGATGACGTCTCCCTGTTTGATGCCGAGGAGGATACAGGCAGAGGAAAGTCAAAGAAGACTAAAATCAA GCATCCAGTGGCCTCCTTCTTCCACCTATTCTTCAGAATGAGTGCCATCCTGGTGTACCTGCTCTGTGAGCTCCTCAGCAGTAGCTTCATCGCCTGCATGGTCACCATCATCCTTTTCCTGTCAGCTGACTTCTGGACCGTTAAG AATATCACAGGCCGGTTGATGGTAGGCCTGAGGTGGTGGAACCAGGTGGATGACGATGGAAAAAGCCACTGGGTTTTTGAGTCCAGAAAg GGGAATTCAAAGCAGCCGGTGTCAGACTCCGAGTCGAGGATCTTCTGGCTGGGTCTAGTCGTGTGTCCTATCATCTGGGTCTTCTTCGTCTTCAGCACCCTCTTCTCCTTCAAGATTAAGTGGCTG gcTGTGGTGATCATGGGCGTGGTGCTACAGGGGGCTAACCTGTATGGCTATGTTCGCTGTAAAGTGGGCAGTCGGACGAACTTGAAGAACATGGCTACTAACTATTTCGGAAGGCAGTTTCTTAAACAG ACAATGACTAACCAAGAGGAATCATAA